A genomic window from Fibrobacterota bacterium includes:
- a CDS encoding homoserine dehydrogenase — protein MTIGIGIIGTGTVGSGVIELLTTRADSLARAAGVEVKVVAICAKESSELEPYAKVGISTTTLATDLIDDPAVQIVVELAGGYDLPKSWVERSLKAGKAVVTANKAMIAKHGGHLFPFAAKHGTEIRFEAAVGGAIPIIRSLREAFVASDAKSLACIINGTSNYILSRMAEVGMDFSAALAEAQAHGYAEADPTFDVEGIDAAHKVAILASLCSGQRVDFQKMHVEGITKISATDVAGAREMGCAIKLLGLVEIHEDGIDARVHPCLVPYKHPLAGVNGAFNAVFIDGSTSGPSLLYGKGAGRLPTASAVVADIVDAARRIHDKTAPVDLSWMGEGDAALRPLSRAEGRYYLRFQVADKPGVLGRVATILGENNVSVASMVQHEGKGTTSMVIDTHHARESDVQAAVTKIAAMHDIVEPAIVLRHYDRGVVE, from the coding sequence ATGACCATCGGGATTGGCATCATCGGGACGGGAACGGTTGGTTCGGGGGTCATCGAGCTTCTGACCACCCGCGCGGACTCTCTCGCACGCGCTGCCGGGGTTGAGGTGAAGGTTGTCGCGATCTGCGCCAAGGAATCCTCGGAACTCGAGCCGTACGCGAAGGTGGGAATATCCACCACCACTCTGGCCACGGACCTGATCGACGATCCCGCCGTGCAGATCGTGGTGGAGCTGGCCGGTGGGTACGACCTGCCCAAGTCCTGGGTGGAGCGGTCCTTGAAGGCTGGAAAGGCCGTGGTGACCGCCAACAAGGCGATGATCGCCAAGCATGGCGGACATTTGTTCCCGTTTGCGGCAAAGCATGGGACGGAAATCCGCTTCGAAGCCGCCGTGGGTGGGGCAATCCCAATCATCCGTTCGTTGCGCGAGGCGTTTGTCGCCTCCGACGCCAAGAGCCTGGCTTGCATCATCAACGGCACGTCCAACTACATCCTCAGCCGGATGGCGGAAGTGGGAATGGATTTTTCGGCCGCATTGGCCGAAGCGCAGGCCCATGGCTATGCCGAGGCCGACCCGACCTTCGATGTCGAGGGAATCGACGCCGCCCACAAGGTCGCGATCCTCGCCTCGCTGTGTTCCGGCCAGAGGGTGGATTTCCAGAAGATGCATGTGGAAGGCATCACCAAGATTTCCGCCACGGACGTGGCCGGTGCGCGCGAAATGGGTTGCGCCATCAAATTGTTGGGACTGGTGGAAATCCACGAGGATGGAATCGACGCCAGAGTCCATCCTTGCCTGGTGCCCTACAAGCACCCCCTGGCCGGCGTCAATGGGGCGTTCAATGCCGTGTTCATCGACGGTTCCACGTCCGGACCCAGCCTGCTTTACGGCAAGGGGGCGGGGCGCCTCCCCACCGCCTCCGCGGTGGTGGCCGACATCGTGGACGCCGCTCGCCGCATCCACGACAAGACCGCTCCGGTGGATCTTTCCTGGATGGGTGAGGGCGATGCCGCCTTGCGGCCGCTCTCCAGAGCCGAGGGACGCTACTACCTGCGTTTCCAGGTCGCCGACAAGCCTGGTGTGCTGGGAAGGGTGGCGACCATCCTGGGAGAGAACAACGTGTCGGTGGCCTCGATGGTCCAGCACGAAGGCAAAGGCACCACTTCCATGGTGATCGATACCCACCACGCCCGCGAATCCGATGTGCAAGCGGCAGTGACAAAAATTGCTGCCATGCACGACATCGTGGAGCCGGCGATCGTCCTGCGCCACTACGATCGAGGTGTCGTCGAGTGA
- a CDS encoding PBP1A family penicillin-binding protein: MKFSPRLYLTCLVALLIPTLLGLGTLALLFWAYSKEVPPLEDLRSITPTLSTQVLDRDGKPFGEFFVERRNWVPLDSIPLQLQQAVMAIEDRQFYDHWGMNLYRTMGAAVNTVLKGRRQGGSTLTQQLAKNVFLTHEKSYKRKILEAITAVRLERYYTKRQLMTFYLNEIYLGSGTYGMQAAARLNFGKDVWKLDLVECATLAGMIQKPERYRPDKAKELVQKRRNTVLHSMAQVGYIDETKASETMALPVKSIARKRANSDGAYFLEAVRGHIEKEWGEDALYHKGLVVHLPVDRRIQMAADSSVNRWTWDVQRQVNRRVVNKLKLGKRYKMTDSLASVKLDSLFRLYLDEEGKTTWKDSVETADKLEYYPVQAAVVLIENKTGQIRALVGGKNFENFKFNRATQSLRQAGSTFKPFVYGAAIEKGALPSDIVLDDTVAIDDGSGKVWTPHNYDNSYDGYVTLRRALMQSKNMPAVQTAIRYGVDGVVDLARRAGIKTPLPKVYSLALGSADVSLLEMTSAYSSFANLGVRYEPHLWDSINTQDGGLLERTSPKSSKVMDSANAYVLMDMMRDVVRRGTGYPVISSGFTFPAGGKTGTTNDYTDAWFIAFTPVYTCGVWMGFDQKKKLGSGFTGGKVALPIWVDVMKSAHRAIPPVDWPRPSRVATFTACGKPRPDGTCAEMRMEFGVAGNPHMASQNLDTSTAPKGPVTVTIPGPQARPKTPAGGDSTAPVRKGPSLF; encoded by the coding sequence TTGAAGTTTTCTCCTCGACTCTACCTGACGTGCCTGGTCGCCCTGCTCATTCCCACCCTACTGGGGCTGGGTACGTTGGCGCTGCTCTTTTGGGCCTACTCGAAGGAAGTGCCTCCTCTGGAGGACCTGCGCTCCATCACTCCCACGCTCTCCACGCAGGTCTTGGATCGCGATGGAAAACCGTTCGGCGAGTTCTTCGTGGAACGACGCAACTGGGTGCCGTTGGACTCCATCCCCCTGCAATTGCAGCAAGCGGTGATGGCCATCGAAGACCGACAGTTCTACGACCACTGGGGCATGAATCTGTACCGCACCATGGGAGCCGCGGTCAACACGGTCCTCAAGGGTCGTCGTCAGGGAGGCTCGACTCTCACCCAGCAACTGGCGAAAAACGTCTTCCTGACCCACGAAAAATCCTACAAGCGAAAAATCCTGGAGGCAATCACCGCGGTCCGTCTGGAGCGCTATTACACCAAACGCCAATTGATGACCTTCTACCTCAACGAGATCTACCTGGGTAGCGGCACCTATGGCATGCAGGCGGCCGCCCGCTTGAATTTCGGGAAGGACGTTTGGAAGCTGGATTTGGTGGAATGCGCGACCCTCGCCGGCATGATCCAGAAGCCGGAACGCTACCGGCCCGACAAGGCCAAGGAACTGGTCCAGAAACGCCGCAACACCGTCCTCCACTCGATGGCCCAGGTTGGATACATCGATGAGACCAAGGCCAGCGAAACCATGGCTCTGCCCGTCAAGTCGATCGCGCGCAAGCGGGCGAATTCGGATGGTGCCTACTTCCTGGAAGCCGTGCGGGGTCACATCGAAAAGGAATGGGGCGAAGATGCCCTCTACCACAAGGGCTTGGTGGTGCATCTTCCGGTGGATCGCCGCATCCAGATGGCGGCCGATTCATCGGTGAATCGCTGGACCTGGGACGTGCAAAGGCAGGTCAACCGTCGAGTGGTCAACAAGTTGAAGCTGGGCAAGCGGTACAAGATGACAGACTCCCTGGCCTCAGTGAAGTTGGACTCCTTGTTCAGGCTGTACCTTGACGAAGAGGGCAAGACCACCTGGAAGGATTCGGTGGAGACCGCAGACAAGCTCGAATACTATCCGGTCCAGGCGGCCGTGGTGCTCATCGAAAACAAGACCGGTCAAATCCGGGCCTTGGTGGGTGGGAAGAACTTCGAAAACTTCAAGTTCAACCGTGCCACCCAGTCGCTGCGTCAGGCAGGCTCCACGTTCAAGCCCTTCGTGTACGGCGCGGCGATCGAAAAGGGCGCATTGCCCTCCGATATCGTACTGGACGACACCGTGGCCATCGACGATGGCTCCGGGAAGGTCTGGACTCCGCACAACTACGACAACTCCTACGATGGCTACGTGACTCTGCGCCGGGCGCTCATGCAGTCCAAAAACATGCCCGCCGTCCAAACCGCCATCCGCTACGGAGTGGATGGCGTGGTGGACCTGGCTCGGCGCGCCGGCATCAAAACCCCGTTGCCCAAGGTGTATTCCCTCGCCTTGGGATCCGCGGACGTGAGCCTCCTGGAGATGACCTCCGCCTATTCCTCCTTCGCCAACCTGGGCGTCCGCTACGAGCCTCACCTTTGGGATTCCATCAACACCCAAGACGGCGGACTGCTGGAACGCACCTCACCCAAGTCTTCCAAGGTGATGGATAGCGCCAACGCGTACGTGCTGATGGACATGATGCGCGACGTGGTCCGTCGCGGTACCGGCTACCCCGTGATTTCTTCCGGATTCACCTTTCCGGCCGGCGGAAAAACCGGGACCACCAACGACTATACAGACGCCTGGTTCATCGCCTTCACGCCTGTCTACACCTGCGGCGTTTGGATGGGATTCGACCAGAAGAAGAAGCTCGGTTCCGGATTCACGGGCGGCAAGGTGGCCCTGCCGATCTGGGTGGACGTGATGAAGTCCGCGCACCGCGCCATTCCCCCTGTCGACTGGCCCCGCCCTTCCCGGGTGGCAACGTTCACCGCCTGCGGCAAACCCAGGCCAGACGGCACCTGCGCCGAGATGCGCATGGAGTTCGGTGTGGCAGGCAACCCCCACATGGCCTCCCAGAATCTGGACACCTCCACCGCACCCAAAGGACCGGTCACCGTGACGATCCCTGGCCCGCAAGCCCGACCCAAGACACCTGCCGGTGGAGATTCCACCGCTCCGGTCCGCAAGGGCCCGAGTCTGTTCTGA
- the mltG gene encoding endolytic transglycosylase MltG — protein MGKRKVVATTLGLLVAATAAAGWFALFRPLPTGPVDSWRVRPGEGTRMIAKRLVAEGRIPSWAEPVFRAAARMRGMDRKLHPGIFRIHRTLNVWNALDILSAPGESGLKVTFPEGRTCAEFAGLLAHSDIADSATFHMICQSPDSAKKLGIPAQSMEGYLFPDTYLFNGSESPMDIARVLHKRFRKVLAESGDTLTSPVWKQYGLHGVTTLASIVEREAAVRTEAPQIAGVFWLRLQQGIPLGADPTIRYALGKFTGTLFKSDLAFDSPYNTRLYAGLIPGPIAMAGRDALRASLSPDVSGGWLFFVAKDDGSREHFFSKDLAQHNRYKDQAARNRRTSGVMAP, from the coding sequence ATGGGCAAGCGCAAAGTCGTCGCCACCACGCTGGGTCTGCTGGTCGCCGCCACCGCTGCAGCTGGCTGGTTCGCCCTTTTCCGTCCCCTCCCAACAGGCCCTGTCGATTCCTGGCGCGTGCGACCAGGCGAGGGAACCCGAATGATCGCCAAGCGATTGGTCGCGGAAGGACGGATCCCGTCCTGGGCGGAACCCGTGTTCCGCGCCGCCGCCCGCATGCGAGGGATGGATCGCAAGCTCCACCCCGGCATCTTCCGGATCCATCGCACGCTGAATGTCTGGAACGCGTTGGACATCCTGTCGGCACCCGGCGAATCGGGTCTGAAGGTCACCTTCCCGGAGGGGCGCACCTGTGCCGAGTTCGCCGGCTTGCTGGCCCACTCCGACATCGCCGACAGCGCCACCTTCCACATGATCTGCCAAAGTCCGGACTCGGCGAAAAAGCTGGGGATCCCGGCGCAGAGCATGGAAGGGTACCTCTTCCCGGACACCTACCTGTTCAACGGCAGCGAATCCCCCATGGACATCGCCCGCGTACTCCACAAACGCTTCCGCAAAGTGCTGGCCGAATCCGGTGACACCCTGACCTCGCCGGTCTGGAAGCAATACGGCCTCCATGGCGTGACCACCTTGGCCTCCATCGTGGAACGGGAAGCCGCCGTGCGAACCGAAGCGCCGCAAATCGCCGGGGTGTTCTGGCTTCGCCTTCAACAGGGCATTCCCCTGGGGGCCGATCCCACGATTCGCTACGCTCTGGGAAAATTCACGGGCACGCTCTTCAAGTCGGATTTGGCCTTCGATTCGCCGTACAACACCCGCCTTTACGCGGGCCTCATTCCGGGGCCGATCGCCATGGCGGGACGCGATGCGCTACGCGCCTCCCTTTCGCCGGACGTGAGCGGTGGGTGGCTCTTTTTCGTGGCCAAGGACGACGGCTCCCGCGAGCATTTCTTCTCGAAGGACCTCGCCCAGCACAACCGCTACAAGGACCAGGCGGCCAGGAACCGTCGCACCTCCGGCGTGATGGCCCCGTAA
- a CDS encoding tryptophan synthase subunit alpha: MSDRFQARFGAKLAKGQKLFVAYIGAGVPGLDESVEVALELSRLGVDCIEFGLPFSDPYGDGSVNQAAAEAGLRNGVTVPVYFELIRKIRAKTDIPLVAFGYSNPVWKYGVEAFALEAAAAGIDAMLLVDIPVEESDELDAACAKNGLATTFLTAPTTPRRRLEAISQRARGFVYHVSRTGVTGEQSSLSASLGDEVRLVKSIVHSPVVVGFGLNTPEQVREVCQVADGAVVGSAIVRRTLQEKPFPEILRDVAELVGPLVEATR; encoded by the coding sequence GTGTCTGACCGGTTCCAAGCCCGTTTCGGGGCCAAGCTCGCCAAGGGACAAAAATTGTTCGTCGCCTACATCGGGGCCGGGGTGCCGGGACTGGACGAATCCGTCGAAGTCGCCCTGGAGCTTTCGCGCTTGGGAGTCGATTGCATCGAGTTCGGCTTGCCGTTTTCCGATCCGTACGGTGACGGGAGCGTCAACCAGGCGGCCGCCGAAGCCGGACTCCGAAACGGCGTCACCGTGCCTGTCTACTTCGAATTGATCCGCAAGATCCGTGCGAAGACCGACATTCCCCTGGTGGCGTTCGGGTATTCCAATCCGGTTTGGAAATATGGCGTGGAGGCGTTCGCCCTGGAAGCTGCCGCGGCGGGAATCGACGCGATGCTGCTGGTGGACATTCCGGTGGAGGAATCCGACGAACTGGACGCGGCCTGCGCGAAAAACGGCCTGGCGACCACCTTCCTCACCGCTCCCACCACTCCCCGCAGGCGACTGGAGGCCATTTCCCAGCGTGCGCGCGGCTTTGTATACCACGTCAGTCGCACAGGAGTGACGGGGGAGCAATCCAGCCTTTCCGCGAGCCTCGGCGACGAGGTGCGGCTCGTGAAGTCGATCGTCCACTCGCCTGTGGTGGTTGGCTTTGGCCTGAACACGCCCGAACAAGTTCGAGAAGTCTGCCAGGTCGCCGATGGCGCCGTGGTGGGTTCCGCCATCGTGCGCCGAACGTTGCAGGAAAAGCCGTTCCCGGAAATCCTGCGCGATGTGGCGGAACTTGTCGGGCCTTTGGTCGAGGCGACCCGATGA
- a CDS encoding sugar transferase, with product MTSLRAAERAAFIAADFVGGCLAVAAVFWLRYRSGILPEEVDLELDIETVFSLVVLPVAWMFWFFLHGMYRDWFLESRTRQILVLFVACAMGALGLFLVMAGSDLVAVLASHDRSWADFRALFTRSRVVTVGGYGASMLLFPGALRLTVQGVTRSLLRSGKGLEPAILLGANDQGHQVLQRLRSRPILGIEPVAFLDPDAKRAGRRFDGLRIAGKYSDLPRVLDETNAKHVVICHSTSSHNEILRILSFLDDRSVTVYVVPDLFDVLSGHLRTVVLHQADLLVLLQHHLPGWQAGMKRLMDLAFSVVILMAALPALLLAMLAIKLDSPGPIFYSQERVGQYGRRFRVWKLRTMRTDAEKSGPQWAGKKDNRITKVGKFLRKTRLDEVPQLWCVFRGDMALVGPRPEREFFIEKLRDEVPLYVRRLKMKPGLTGWAQVTLGYDNSIEDVKKKVMADLWYFENLSLSLDIQILVRTIWVVLTGKGAN from the coding sequence GTGACCTCGCTGAGGGCGGCGGAGCGAGCCGCGTTCATCGCCGCCGACTTCGTCGGCGGGTGTCTGGCCGTGGCCGCGGTGTTCTGGTTGCGCTATCGCAGCGGGATCCTTCCCGAAGAGGTGGATCTGGAGCTGGACATCGAAACCGTTTTCTCGTTGGTGGTCCTGCCGGTGGCGTGGATGTTCTGGTTCTTCCTGCACGGGATGTACCGGGACTGGTTCCTGGAAAGCCGGACGCGACAGATTCTGGTGCTGTTCGTCGCCTGCGCGATGGGTGCGTTGGGCCTGTTCCTGGTGATGGCGGGATCGGATCTTGTGGCCGTGCTGGCCAGCCACGACCGCAGTTGGGCGGATTTCCGGGCCCTGTTCACCCGCTCGCGCGTGGTCACTGTCGGTGGGTACGGAGCCTCCATGCTCCTGTTTCCGGGAGCCTTGCGCCTGACGGTTCAAGGCGTGACGCGATCTTTGCTGCGATCCGGCAAAGGCCTCGAGCCCGCGATCCTGTTGGGTGCCAACGACCAAGGACACCAGGTGCTCCAGCGCTTGCGCTCCCGCCCCATCCTGGGAATCGAGCCCGTTGCCTTCCTGGATCCGGACGCCAAACGGGCAGGGAGACGGTTCGATGGTCTGCGGATCGCGGGCAAGTATTCGGATCTCCCCCGTGTTCTGGACGAGACGAACGCCAAGCATGTGGTCATCTGCCATTCCACCTCCTCGCACAACGAAATTCTGCGGATTCTGTCTTTCTTGGATGATCGGTCCGTGACGGTCTACGTGGTACCGGATCTCTTCGACGTGCTTTCGGGCCATTTGCGCACCGTGGTTCTTCACCAAGCCGATCTGCTGGTGCTGCTCCAGCACCACCTACCGGGCTGGCAGGCGGGCATGAAGCGCCTGATGGACCTGGCTTTTTCCGTGGTGATCTTGATGGCGGCCTTGCCAGCGCTCCTTTTGGCGATGTTGGCCATCAAGCTGGACAGCCCCGGGCCCATCTTCTACAGCCAAGAGCGCGTGGGGCAGTACGGAAGGCGGTTTCGGGTCTGGAAGCTGCGCACCATGCGCACCGATGCCGAAAAATCGGGTCCGCAATGGGCGGGCAAGAAGGACAATCGCATCACCAAGGTCGGCAAATTCCTGCGCAAGACGCGTTTGGATGAAGTGCCTCAGCTTTGGTGCGTGTTCCGGGGGGACATGGCCCTGGTCGGCCCTCGTCCCGAGCGCGAGTTCTTCATCGAGAAACTGCGCGACGAGGTTCCTTTGTACGTGCGGCGGCTGAAGATGAAACCCGGTCTGACCGGATGGGCCCAGGTCACGCTCGGATACGACAATTCCATCGAGGACGTGAAGAAGAAGGTCATGGCCGATCTCTGGTATTTCGAGAATCTTTCCCTCTCGCTGGACATCCAAATTCTTGTGCGCACGATTTGGGTGGTGTTGACAGGAAAGGGCGCCAACTGA
- a CDS encoding adenosylcobalamin-dependent ribonucleoside-diphosphate reductase: MVISNPTVSGHATSRPLLNELGEMIFLDRYALKDMSKKSLAPGDTVIVCVNQKSRQREIGTVRAVNGDRVAIELRDGTHTEQGLEDVDKPLETTPEEMMARVARGIAAIEQTPERKEEWEANFKWLLNDWRFVPGGRILNAAGTDQKLTFFNCYVVPSPKDSRKGIVETLQQMMEIMSRGGGVGINLSSLRPRHAYVKGVNGRSSGSVSWGGLYSFVTGLIEQGGSRRGALMLITNVWHPDVLDFIDAKREAGKITNANISVGITDAFMEAVDKDADWPLVFPDPMHPAYNSDWDGDLEKWKSAGRPVMVHKVVKARDVWNRIISSAWTSAEPGVFFIDRANKQSNSWYFSQLVCTNPCGEQPLPAWGICNLGAINLGRFATNSGEVAWDDLRQAIRYSVRFLDNVIDATPYFFEENQRQQQAERRVGLGLMGLAELLVRCRIRYGSEESLRFIDKIGEFIATEAYLASSDNAAEKGSFPLLQADKLLQSGFMQGMPENVREAVRQKGLRNVTLLTVAPTGTTGTMVNTSTGIEPYFAWSYFRKSRLGVHEERVSVVEDWDRENPGKPLPEWFVSAMDLTPDEHVRTQAALQRWIDSAISKTCNVPTEYTVDETRKLYETMYRLGCKGGTIYRDGSRDEQVLHRKKEDVKGLAEAEAEDQKAKDAKAKEKDLHRMQGLWNQPKIRPRPKVSRGMTVQKPSPLGSVFVTVNDDEQGEPLEIFLTAGKAGSDITALGEAMGRLMSLVLRIASPLSPMERLAEIQNQLRGIGGSRQHGFGKNAVRSLPDAIALAIEEVLKVRGADAASESGEPEAETPKVEQVQLDLRSQVHADLCPNCGEATFIREEGCMHCTSCGHSQC, encoded by the coding sequence ATGGTGATTTCCAACCCGACCGTTTCCGGCCACGCCACCTCCCGGCCTCTGCTCAACGAACTGGGTGAGATGATCTTCTTGGATCGCTACGCCCTCAAGGACATGTCCAAGAAGTCCCTCGCGCCGGGCGACACCGTGATCGTGTGCGTGAACCAGAAATCGCGCCAGCGGGAAATCGGAACCGTCCGTGCGGTCAACGGCGACCGAGTGGCGATCGAGCTGCGCGACGGCACCCACACCGAACAGGGTTTGGAGGACGTGGACAAGCCTCTGGAAACCACCCCGGAAGAAATGATGGCCCGCGTGGCCCGTGGCATCGCGGCCATCGAACAGACTCCGGAGCGAAAAGAGGAATGGGAAGCCAACTTCAAGTGGCTGCTGAACGATTGGCGGTTCGTGCCCGGTGGACGCATCCTGAACGCGGCAGGCACGGACCAGAAACTGACCTTCTTCAACTGCTACGTGGTGCCGTCCCCCAAGGACAGTCGCAAGGGGATCGTGGAGACCCTGCAACAGATGATGGAGATCATGAGCCGTGGCGGCGGCGTCGGGATCAACCTTTCCAGCCTCCGACCCAGGCACGCCTACGTCAAGGGCGTCAACGGACGCTCCTCCGGTTCCGTTTCATGGGGCGGCCTGTATTCGTTCGTGACCGGCCTGATCGAACAAGGCGGAAGCCGTCGTGGCGCGCTGATGCTCATCACCAACGTCTGGCACCCGGACGTCCTGGACTTCATCGATGCCAAGCGCGAAGCCGGCAAGATCACCAACGCGAACATCTCGGTGGGCATCACCGACGCCTTCATGGAAGCGGTGGACAAGGACGCCGATTGGCCCCTGGTGTTTCCGGATCCGATGCACCCCGCCTACAACTCCGATTGGGACGGCGACCTGGAGAAGTGGAAATCCGCCGGACGGCCCGTGATGGTGCACAAGGTGGTCAAGGCCCGCGACGTTTGGAACCGGATCATCAGTTCCGCCTGGACCTCCGCCGAGCCCGGCGTGTTCTTCATCGACCGCGCCAACAAGCAGTCCAACTCCTGGTATTTCAGCCAGCTGGTCTGCACCAACCCCTGCGGCGAACAGCCCCTGCCCGCCTGGGGCATCTGCAACCTGGGCGCCATCAACCTGGGAAGGTTCGCGACAAATTCCGGCGAGGTCGCCTGGGATGATCTTCGCCAGGCCATCCGCTATTCGGTGCGCTTTTTGGACAACGTCATCGACGCCACCCCGTACTTCTTCGAGGAAAACCAGCGCCAGCAGCAGGCAGAACGCCGCGTGGGCCTGGGGCTGATGGGCCTGGCGGAACTCCTGGTGCGCTGCCGGATCCGCTACGGCTCGGAAGAAAGCCTCCGGTTCATCGACAAGATCGGCGAATTCATCGCCACCGAAGCCTACCTGGCCAGCAGCGACAACGCCGCAGAGAAGGGCTCGTTCCCGCTGTTGCAGGCAGACAAATTGTTGCAGTCCGGCTTCATGCAAGGCATGCCGGAAAATGTCCGCGAAGCCGTGCGCCAGAAGGGTCTGCGCAACGTCACGCTCCTCACGGTGGCTCCCACCGGCACCACCGGCACCATGGTGAACACCTCCACCGGCATTGAACCCTATTTCGCCTGGAGCTACTTCCGCAAGTCCCGCCTGGGCGTGCACGAGGAACGTGTTTCCGTGGTGGAGGACTGGGACCGCGAAAACCCGGGCAAGCCTCTGCCCGAGTGGTTCGTCAGCGCCATGGATCTCACGCCGGACGAACACGTGCGCACGCAGGCCGCGCTCCAGCGCTGGATCGATTCGGCCATTTCCAAGACCTGCAACGTGCCCACGGAATACACCGTGGATGAAACCCGCAAGCTCTACGAGACCATGTACCGTCTGGGCTGCAAGGGCGGTACCATCTATCGCGACGGCAGCCGCGACGAGCAGGTCCTCCATCGCAAGAAGGAAGACGTCAAGGGATTGGCGGAAGCCGAGGCGGAAGACCAGAAGGCCAAGGATGCGAAGGCCAAGGAAAAAGACCTCCATCGCATGCAGGGCCTTTGGAACCAGCCCAAGATCCGTCCGCGCCCCAAGGTGAGCCGCGGCATGACGGTCCAAAAACCGTCACCGCTGGGCTCCGTGTTCGTGACCGTCAACGACGACGAGCAGGGCGAGCCCTTGGAAATCTTCCTGACCGCGGGCAAGGCGGGCTCGGATATCACGGCCCTCGGCGAGGCCATGGGCCGCCTGATGTCCTTGGTCCTGCGCATCGCGTCACCCTTGTCCCCCATGGAACGCTTGGCGGAAATCCAGAACCAATTGCGCGGGATCGGCGGCAGCCGCCAACATGGATTCGGCAAGAACGCCGTTCGCTCGCTGCCCGACGCCATCGCCTTGGCCATCGAGGAAGTGCTCAAGGTGCGCGGTGCCGACGCCGCCTCGGAATCGGGCGAACCGGAAGCGGAGACCCCGAAGGTGGAACAGGTCCAACTGGACCTGCGTTCGCAGGTCCACGCGGATCTCTGCCCCAACTGCGGCGAAGCGACGTTTATAAGAGAAGAGGGGTGCATGCATTGTACCTCTTGCGGCCACTCCCAGTGCTGA
- the trpB gene encoding tryptophan synthase subunit beta, producing the protein MNAPGLEFEPFSPLVEPDERGRFGEFGGKFAPEVLMPALEELEAAWRSARVDPVFLAEFHGLLADFVGRPSPVYEAKRLSNELGGARLVFKREDLNHTGAHKINNALGQCLLVKKMGKHRVIAETGAGQHGVATATACALLELECVIYMGRVDTERQAVNVERMKMLGATVVPVDQGTRTLKDAVNEAMRDWVTNVRDTHYVLGTAYGPHPFPWMVREFQRVIGREARAQILAKFGKLPACVTACVGGGSNAIGVMWDFLTDPVRLVGVEAGGRSMGEGEHAARFATGSVGIFQGSKSYLLQDAEGQVLGTHSVSAGLDYASVGAEHAWLHDMGRVEYTFATDDQALEAFHRLARTEGILPALESSHAVAWAIAHATDFSPSDILLVNLSGRGDKDLHTVMGAARV; encoded by the coding sequence ATGAACGCGCCTGGATTGGAATTCGAGCCATTTTCACCCCTGGTCGAGCCGGATGAACGCGGTCGGTTCGGGGAATTCGGTGGCAAATTCGCCCCCGAAGTGCTGATGCCCGCTTTGGAAGAATTGGAAGCCGCCTGGCGATCCGCCCGGGTGGATCCGGTCTTTTTGGCCGAATTCCATGGGCTGTTGGCGGATTTCGTGGGGCGGCCATCGCCGGTGTACGAAGCCAAACGGCTTTCCAACGAGCTCGGTGGTGCCCGGCTGGTCTTCAAGCGCGAAGATCTCAACCACACCGGAGCCCACAAGATCAACAACGCCTTGGGCCAATGTCTTTTGGTCAAGAAGATGGGCAAACACCGTGTGATCGCCGAGACCGGTGCCGGACAGCACGGCGTGGCCACCGCCACCGCCTGCGCCTTGCTCGAGCTGGAATGCGTGATCTACATGGGGCGCGTGGACACCGAGCGTCAAGCCGTGAACGTGGAGCGCATGAAGATGCTGGGCGCCACGGTGGTGCCGGTGGACCAGGGCACACGCACGCTCAAGGACGCGGTCAACGAGGCCATGCGCGATTGGGTCACCAACGTGCGCGACACCCATTACGTGCTCGGAACCGCGTACGGCCCGCATCCCTTCCCTTGGATGGTGCGGGAATTCCAGCGCGTGATCGGCCGCGAGGCACGGGCCCAGATTCTGGCGAAATTCGGAAAACTTCCCGCTTGCGTGACCGCCTGCGTGGGGGGCGGGTCCAACGCCATCGGCGTGATGTGGGATTTCCTCACGGACCCGGTCCGACTCGTGGGCGTGGAGGCCGGAGGGCGCAGCATGGGAGAAGGCGAACACGCCGCGCGTTTCGCCACTGGCTCCGTGGGCATTTTCCAAGGATCCAAATCCTACCTGTTGCAAGACGCGGAAGGACAGGTTCTGGGAACGCATTCGGTCAGCGCCGGGCTGGATTACGCCTCGGTGGGTGCCGAACACGCCTGGCTCCACGACATGGGCCGGGTGGAATACACGTTCGCCACCGACGACCAGGCCTTGGAAGCATTCCACCGCCTTGCCCGCACGGAGGGGATCCTGCCTGCCCTGGAATCCAGCCACGCCGTGGCCTGGGCGATCGCGCACGCCACGGACTTTTCGCCTTCCGACATCCTCCTTGTGAACCTCTCCGGCCGCGGGGACAAGGATCTTCACACCGTCATGGGAGCCGCCCGTGTCTGA
- a CDS encoding chorismate mutase, protein MSADLAACRQKIDTIDQELLRLMNERQRITLDVVRAKRESGLPVLDQGREEALLTKLAQINPGPLSQEGIRRIWLAIMSESRIYQALSADPMEDHR, encoded by the coding sequence ATGAGTGCCGATCTGGCCGCTTGCCGGCAGAAGATCGACACCATCGACCAGGAATTGTTGCGTTTGATGAACGAACGCCAGCGCATCACGTTGGACGTGGTTCGGGCCAAGCGCGAGTCGGGCTTGCCTGTCCTGGACCAGGGGCGCGAAGAGGCGTTGTTGACCAAGCTCGCCCAGATCAATCCCGGTCCGCTTTCGCAGGAAGGGATTCGCCGCATCTGGTTGGCGATCATGTCGGAAAGCCGCATCTACCAAGCGCTGTCCGCCGATCCGATGGAGGACCACCGATGA